Part of the Paenibacillus sp. YPG26 genome, AGGTCAGGCATTTTTTGTTCCGCGATTTGACGTACAGTCGCACGGTTCACAGTTGCTACTTTCTTCTTGTTAGGTTCACCAGAACCCTTCTCGATCTTAGCAGCTACGCGAAGCAATACTGCAGCCGGTGGAGTCTTGGTAATGAAAGTGAAAGAACGATCTTCAAATACCGAAATTTCAACCGGAATGATCAGACCTGCTTGATCGGCAGTACGAGCGTTGAACTCTTTACAGAATGCCATGATGTTGACACCTGCTTGACCCAGCGCCGGACCTACCGGAGGTGCTGGATTCGCTTTCCCCGCAGGAATTTGCAGTTTTACAACTTTAATGATCTTTTTAGCCATGTAAAACACCTCCTTGCACTAATAGTGGTACCCGGGATCAAACTCGTCAATCCCTCCCACAGAAAACCTTAAGAAAACTATAGCTTCTCCACTTGAGTAAAATCAAGCTCAAGCGGGGTTTCCCGTCCAAACATGTTGACGTGAACCTTCACTTTGCTCTTGTCGGTCAGTATTTCTTCAACAGACCCAACAAAGTTAGCAAAAGGACCAACCTTAATACGTACAGATTCCTTGAGTTCAAACTCAATAACCGGCTTCGGTTCTTCCATGCCCATGTGGTTCAGAATCTGTTCCACTTCTTCAGGAAGCAAAGGTGTCGGTTTGGAACCGGAACCTGTCGAGCCGACGAAACCTGTAACTCCCGGTGTATTGCGGACAACATACCAGGAATCGTCAGTCTGGATCATTTCCACCAAGACATAACCAGGGTAAACTTTACGCATAACGGTCTTCTTCTTACCGTCTTTGTTCACGATCTCTTCTTCCATAGGAACAAGAACCCGGAAAATCTTGTCTTCCATGCCCATAGACTCAACGCGTTTTTCCAAATTGGCTTTGACTTTATTCTCATACCCGGAATAGGTATGAACCACATACCATCTTTTTTCCATATCAAGCCACCTGGGACCCTTCTTAAATAATCGCGTTGATCACAGCGGAAATGCCGATGTCAAGAACCCAAAAATAAATTGCGACAA contains:
- the rplK gene encoding 50S ribosomal protein L11; translated protein: MAKKIIKVVKLQIPAGKANPAPPVGPALGQAGVNIMAFCKEFNARTADQAGLIIPVEISVFEDRSFTFITKTPPAAVLLRVAAKIEKGSGEPNKKKVATVNRATVRQIAEQKMPDLNAASVEAAMLMVEGTARSMGITIQD
- the nusG gene encoding transcription termination/antitermination protein NusG: MEKRWYVVHTYSGYENKVKANLEKRVESMGMEDKIFRVLVPMEEEIVNKDGKKKTVMRKVYPGYVLVEMIQTDDSWYVVRNTPGVTGFVGSTGSGSKPTPLLPEEVEQILNHMGMEEPKPVIEFELKESVRIKVGPFANFVGSVEEILTDKSKVKVHVNMFGRETPLELDFTQVEKL